In one Arachis duranensis cultivar V14167 chromosome 9, aradu.V14167.gnm2.J7QH, whole genome shotgun sequence genomic region, the following are encoded:
- the LOC107465174 gene encoding uncharacterized protein LOC107465174, which translates to MPFPQKLCQEEKDKQFTRFAEYLRTLEIKIPFAEALEQIPSYVKFMKDILSHKKDWRETQTVLLIEECSTIIQNSLLEKLKDLGSFMIPCTLGDACTRTALCDLGASIKLIPASLIKKLSLTDEVEPTRMCLQLADGSIKIPSRVVEDMIVRVGPFSFPTNFVVLDMER; encoded by the coding sequence ATGCCATTTCCTCAGAAACTCTGTCAAGAGGAAAAGGATAAACAATTTACCCGCTTTGCGGAGTATCTCAGAACATTAGAGATAAAGATCCCTTTTGCAGAAGCTCTTGAACAGATACCTTCTTATGTAAAGTTCATGAAGGACAttctaagtcataagaaggattggagagagacACAAACAGTCCTCCTCATTGAGGAATGCAGTACAATCATTCAGAACAGCTTactagagaagcttaaagaccttggaagctttatgataccatgcactcTAGGTGATGCTTGTACAAGGACAgctttatgtgaccttggagcaagcatcaaacTAATACCTGCTTCACTAATAAAGAAGCTTAGTTTGACTGATGAAGTCGAACCAACTCGCATGtgccttcaacttgctgatggttctATTAAGATACCATCAAGAGTagttgaagacatgattgtcaggGTTGGACCCTTTTCCTTTCCCACTAACTTTGTGGTGTTGGACATGGAGCGGTGA